GAACGATTACAAAAATCCTTAGCATTATTAGTTCACAGAGATACTAATACTAACACCTACAAAAGGTTGAACCAATCTTATATTGgtgattttatatattattagaaaaaaaatagtttaactAGACTAGCcttgaataattttattttgtcttaTTAACTCACATATTAATCTGAGTTATTAATATATGTACTTAAAGGGCAGTTTATAACTTAAATAAGCTAGTTTGAAGTTTCATTAAGAAATTCATCATAATTCTCCCTGTTTCTATAATAtctatgatttctttttctagaaaaaaattgatattcaaTTATGTGTTGATTgctatattcataaatttgagTAATCAATATTGATATCAACTGCCATCCTAAGCACCTTAGGAGGAGGACTTCTCCCTCCAAACAAACCCAGGTTATAACATTAAGCTTAGCACTTTCATCCTTGGTACCAGGGTAGAAACATGAGTGGGAGACTCTCCCCACGCACAAATCTAGGTTATGATACTATTGAAGGCAAGTAATTGAAATGTACTAGGATTAAGCGAGttcctaataaaaaaatcaacagcATTTTTTATGACTATTCTATCTTTGATTGGAGAGTTTGAGTTTAGACCCTAGAGGAGGGATTTTAGGACTAGGAATCTACTAAGAGTTTCTACTGCTACTCACTTTTTGGCTCTTTACTTAACTCTTACCCCTCTTGCAAGTTTGACTTCTCATCTCTTTTGAGGACGAAAATCTCAAAAGTTGTGAAGTTCCTTATTTGGCAGGTGACCAACAAAGGAGCCCACACAATTGATCAAATTACAAGAGAGTTTCCTGGTTGATTAGGTTGTTTAGCAGCATTCTTTGTGGAGAGATGgaggaaaacttaaaaacaaggctaaagaaaaaggtaaaggAGAAAAGGCAGAAAGAGATAACTAGGTGAATATGAATAAACCAGTAAAGAAATCTAATACATAGAATggacaaaataataacaagGCTATATGTTCTCAAGAACTGAAAGTGTATTTCAAAGAACTAGCAACTAAAAAGGTGGAGAATCGAAACTTTTAATCAGAATGTTAGATTTTTGTCAAATGCCTAAAAGAAACAATGTCAAATTAATAGCAAGCAAGGaactaattttctaaaacGACACAAGAACGGTAGCTTCTGACatctaaaatgattttgagTATGTTAGTCAAGTGTGGCCTACTGAGAAGCTTAATTCGTCAGTAATTCCCAGTACTCtgaatttctattttaaaatataagtaaattCTCATTGAACCTTTTTGACAAGAAAAAGATAACTGAATTACCACAATAGAAAATAACTACAAAGACACACCTTCCCCACACGAGGAGCTATGAGGCAAGCAAGCGTAACAGTAAGCAGCCCTGTAGCAAGAAGAATTCCAGTACCCTCAACAGCCCACCTGGTTGCAGGATTTTCGGCATGAACAACATTTTCTGAGATGGTATTCAGATGTTCGGAAACAACCTGGGAAGTTGCAGTAGAGTTATTGTTGCTACTATAATTATGAGGACTGAACCACAACGAGATTTCACTTAGCCGCTGCCTGCGGACAGCCGCAACGGCATCAGGATCAATATCAGTACTAGCAGTAGTCTGCATAGGATTAGGTACCCCACTAACAGTTCTCTCTCTTAAAGCTTCGTATTCTTTCAAAGAACTCACAACCTTCCTAAAGTCGTCGGTTCTAATATTTTCCGCAATACATCCACAGATTTCACAAACTGTAGAACCATGGCTAACAAACCACTTGAGAGCACATGCGTAGTGTACAAGTGCAAGGTCACTCTTGCAAGAACACCCAAGCTCCACTAATCCATCTTCATGATGACATGAACCCATTTCAATATcagttttgcaaatgaaaacCTCCCCATTAGGCCCTATGAACTTAATTGAACCCGAATCCCCTTTAACATCTTTTTTTAGCATAGAACCACCGTCAACATTTTCTGTACTCTGCTTCTCAGGCTTAGAATCCCGATCCCCATCACATTTTCTCGCTTCCATAATTGGAGGAGTGATACCAAGAAATCCTAAAACCGCATCACCTCTTCTGTCAGATTCAACACATTGGCACACACGACAACTGGCCCCAGATTCCTTCCCTATACTATGGCGAGACTGAGAACCCAAATCTTCACTCCCAACAGTCGAACAATCATTCGCTTTAGCCTCGTCATCTACTCTCTGcacaaaattttcctttaccATCATATCAGTCATGCAGCACAAAGATTTAAACAAGCTACACCTCCTCTAAGATTACTCATCCATTCTACTTCAATAAGTCCAAGAATCAGCCAATTCAGGCATAATTTTCCTGGAGCACTGAATGAAAATTAGACAAAATCACAACTTCGCGGTACACAAATAAGGATAAGAAATAATGATCCTGGCCCGATAGACAACAAGTAATTGGATGTACCCAGTTGAAGAATTGAGCATTAGTACTAAATGCCCAAGTGTCCAAACACAACAGTGTCGATCGGGAAGAAAAATCCGTAGACCTGAGCAATTTTACCAAACCATGAACTTCAACTGAGCAAATTGTAACCAAGTATagaacaaaagaaggaagacccaagaaaaagaaagaagaaagggaagtaGATCACCCGAATTGCAGAGGTTTCGTGCATACCATTCCCACTAAACCAGCAAAAACCACAGAGAAAGGGGGAATAGTAAAAAGCGGCAAATGGATAGAAAAGGAATGCACAGTAgcattgaaacaaaaacaaaacgaGATTCCATAtggaaaagtgaaaaagaagagagagaagaaaggaaaaatggagCTGTGGCAGGAATCAAATCGGCTTAGAAATTGATAAGATGGTACAGTGATTGAAATTCTGGTCTCTCCTTGTTCGAGTGATCTACTCTACATCTGG
This is a stretch of genomic DNA from Cucumis sativus cultivar 9930 chromosome 4, Cucumber_9930_V3, whole genome shotgun sequence. It encodes these proteins:
- the LOC101218157 gene encoding uncharacterized protein LOC101218157 — its product is MTDMMVKENFVQRVDDEAKANDCSTVGSEDLGSQSRHSIGKESGASCRVCQCVESDRRGDAVLGFLGITPPIMEARKCDGDRDSKPEKQSTENVDGGSMLKKDVKGDSGSIKFIGPNGEVFICKTDIEMGSCHHEDGLVELGCSCKSDLALVHYACALKWFVSHGSTVCEICGCIAENIRTDDFRKVVSSLKEYEALRERTVSGVPNPMQTTASTDIDPDAVAAVRRQRLSEISLWFSPHNYSSNNNSTATSQVVSEHLNTISENVVHAENPATRWAVEGTGILLATGLLTVTLACLIAPRVGKKTAKSGLHILLGGVCALTVVVFFRFFVLTRIKYGPARYWAILFVFWFLVFGIWASRTHAAHTT